In Pseudomonas sp. ADAK2, the genomic window ATGACATCGGCGACGATGATTGGGACGAAGAAGATGTGGATGATGAAGATGGTCCGGAAATCATTTACGTGCGTGACTGATCCGTTGCGATAAACTTAAGCGCCGCTCAATCGAGCGGCGTTTTAGTATCTGGAAATCGATAGTTGGTCACGAATAACCACGAATAACGTTACGGGCAGTGCCAGGTCGCACTGCCCTCAAACTAAGGTTGAAGATGATGCGGAGCAAGGTGACAGGTGCGCAGCGTTGGGTCGTGAAGATCGGCAGCGCTTTGCTGACGGCGGACGGCAAGGGCCTGGATCGCGCGGCAATGGGTGTCTGGGTTGAACAGATGGTGGCCTTGCACGAGGCGGGCGTCGAGCTGGTGCTGGTGTCCTCCGGGGCGGTGGCTGCGGGCATGAGCCGTCTGGGCTGGACCGTACGACCCAGTGCAATGCACGAGTTGCAGGCGGCTGCCGCCATCGGTCAGATGGGCCTGGTGCAGGCCTGGGAATCGAGTTTTGCCGAGCATGGCCGGCATACCGCGCAAATTCTCTTGACCCACGACGACCTGTCCGACCGCAAGCGCTACCTGAATGCCCGCAGCACCTTGCGTGCGCTGGTCGAGCTCAAGGTCATTCCGGTGATCAACGAGAACGACACCGTGGTCACCGACGAAATCCGTTTCGGCGACAACGATACGCTGGCGGCGCTGGTGGCCAACCTGGTCGAGGCTGACTTGCTGGTGATCCTGACCGATCGCGACGGCATGTTCGACGCTGATCCGCGTAATAACCCTGATGCCAACCTGATTTACGAAGCCCGCGCTGACGATCCGGCGCTGGATGCCGTGGCCGGTGGCACCGGTGGTGCGCTGGGTCGTGGCGGCATGCAGACCAAATTGCGTGCGGCGCGTCTGGCGGCACGTTCCGGGGCGCACACCATCATCGTCGGTGGGCGCATTGATCGCGTACTTGATCGCCTCAAGGCTGGCGAGCGCATTGGCACCTTACTGTCGCCTGAGCGCGGCATGCTCGCGGCGCGCAAGCAATGGCTGGCCGGGCATCTGCAAACCCGTGGCACCCTGGTGCTGGATGCGGGGGCTGTGACGGCGTTGTCCAAAGGTAATAAAAGTTTGCTGCCGGTCGGCGTCAAATTGGTTCAGGGCAGCTTCCGCCGTGGCGAAATGGTGGTGTGCGTGGCGCCGGACGGTAGAGAAATCGCCCGGGGACTGGCCAATTACAGCGCCCTGGAAGCACAAAAAATCATCGGTCAGTCGTCTGAGGCGATTGTCGGTCTGTTGGGTTACATGGCGGAACCGGAACTGGTTCACCGCGATAACCTGATCCTGGTCTGAAGGAAAACTGAATGCGCGTTGCAAAGGGATTATTGGGCTTGTTGCTGGCGATGCCGTTGCTGGCGTCGGCAGAAGAAATTGGTCAGGTGTCGACTGTGTTCAAATTTGTCGGCCCGAATGACCGAATTGTGGTCGAGGCGTTTGACGATCCGAAGGTTGAGGGCGTGACGTGCTACCTGTCCCGGGCCAAGACGGGCGGCGTGAAGGGTGGCTTGGGGCTGGCTGAGGACCGTGCTGAAGCATCCCTGGCTTGCCGTCAGGTCGGGCCGATCAACTTCAAGGGTGAATTGAAGGATGGTGATGAGGTGTTCAAGGAGCGCACATCGCTGGTATTCAAGACCATGCAGGTAGTGCGTTTCCTCGACAAGAAGCGCAATACGCTGGTGTATCTGGTCTACAGCGATCGCTTGATCGAGGGCAGTCCGCAGAATGCGGTGACGGCGATTCCGATTCTGCCGTGGCCGCACGCTCAATAATCGCAAGGGTTGTAAAAAAAATGGGAAGGGCTTCGGCTCTTCCCATTTTTTTGTGCTGCATTCACTAAATCGCAGGCAATAAAAAACCGACCCTAGGGTCGGTTTTTCAACAAGCTTATTGCTTAAGCGGCTACAGCAAGGTTCAGAGCCTTGACGTGACCGTTCAGGCGGCTCTTATGGCGAGCAGCCTTGTTCTTGTGGATGATGCCTTTATCGGCCATACGGTCGATAACTGGCACGGCCAGAACGTAAGCAGCTTGAGCTTTTTCAGCGTCTTTTGCGTCGATGGCCTTAACTACATTCTTGATGTAGGTACGAACCATGGAACGCAGGCTGGCGTTGTGGCTGCGACGCTTCTCAGCCTGTTTTGCACGTTTTTTGGCGGAAGGTGTGTTGGCCACCGTCGAGCTCCTCGAAAGACTTTTTAGGAAATAGCAAACAAAATAGGCCGCGAATCATGCCGATGAGTTGATGTCTTGTCAAGGGCGGTTGAGACGTTCCGCTAAGTGGTAGGTATAAAGAGGCGGGATATTTATTTCCGGCGCTTGACCTGTAAACTCGCGAGCTTTGGCTCTGTGCTGCTGCGGCGCGGAGTATCGCATAAGTAGGCGCTTTGTTCGCCTGCTGTTTATCGACAGGCACAAACTCTTTCAATGAATCTGCTCAAATCGTTGGCCGCCGTCAGCTCTATCACGATGCTTTCCCGGGTTCTGGGGTTCGTTCGTGACACTCTTATCGCGCGTACATTTGGTGCGGGGATGGCGACCGACGCCTTCTTTATCGCCTTCAAGTTGCCCAATCTGCTGCGGCGGATCTTCGCCGAGGGGGCCTTTTCCCAGGCATTCGTGCCGATTCTTGCCGAATACAAGAGCCAGAAAGGCGAGGAGGCGACGCGAACCTTCATTGCCTACGTCTCTGGCCTGCTGACCCTGGTGCTGGCGCTGGTCACGGCGTTGGGGATGATCGCCGCGCCCTGGGTGATCTGGGCCACGGCGCCGGGTTTCACCGATACGCCTGAGAAATTCGAGCTGACGTCCAGCCTGTTGCGGGTAACGTTCCCTTATATATTGCTGATTTCCCTGTCTTCATTGGCCGGGGCGATCCTCAATACCTATAACCGTTTCTCGGTGCCGGCCTTCGTGCCGACGCTGCTTAACGTCAGCATGATTATCTTTTCGCTGTTCCTGACGCCGTACTTCAATCCGCCGGTGATGGCGCTTGGCTGGGCCGTGCTGGTCGGTGGCCTGGCGCAATTGCTCTATCAACTGCCGCACCTGAAAAAGATCGGCATGCTGGTGCTGCCACGCCTGAGCCTGCGCGACACGGGCGTCTGGCGGGTGATGAAGCAGATGTTGCCGGCCATTCTTGGCGTTTCCGTCAGCCAGATTTCCCTGATCATCAACACCATTTTCGCTTCCTACCTTGTGGCCGGCTCCGTGTCCTGGATGTATTACGCTGATCGCCTGATGGAATTGCCGTCCGGCGTGCTCGGCGTGGCTTTGGGCACGATCTTGCTCCCGACACTGGCCAAGACCTACGCCAGCCAGGATCGCCAGGAATACTCGCGCATCCTCGATTGGGGCCTGCGCTTGTGCTTCGTGCTGGTGCTGCCGTGTTCGCTCGCGTTGGGGATTCTGGCCGAACCGCTGACAGTTTCGTTGTTCCAGTACGGCGCATTCAGCGCACTTGACGCCTCCATGACCCAGCGGGCGCTGATCGCTTATTCGGTCGGTTTACTCGGGATTATCGTGATCAAAGTGCTGGCGCCGGGCTTCTATGCGCAACAAAACATCCGCACACCAGTGAAAATCGCGATTTTCACGCTGATCGTCACGCAGTTGTTCAACCTGGTCCTGATCGGCCCGCTGGCCCACGCCGGCCTGGCCTTGGCCATCAGTATCGGCGCTTGCATCAATGCCGGGCTGTTGTTCTATCAGTTGCGCAAACAGCAGATGTACCAGCCGCAACCGGGTTGGGGGAAGTTCGGGTTCAAGCTTGTCGTTGCGGTGTTGGTGATGTCGGCAGTGCTGCTCGCCGGGATGCATTTCATGCCGGCCTGGGATCAGGGGCACATGCTTGAGCGTTTCCTGCGCCTGGGTGCCTTGGTAGTGGCTGGCGTGGTCGCTTATTTCGGCATGTTGCTGCTGATGGGCTTCCGTTTGCGCGACTTCAATCGCAAGGCGTTGAGCTGAGGCGTTTGCCTCGATAAACACGGGCGGGCCGGCGGTTTTGTCGGTTCGATTACTTTGGG contains:
- the proB gene encoding glutamate 5-kinase — its product is MRSKVTGAQRWVVKIGSALLTADGKGLDRAAMGVWVEQMVALHEAGVELVLVSSGAVAAGMSRLGWTVRPSAMHELQAAAAIGQMGLVQAWESSFAEHGRHTAQILLTHDDLSDRKRYLNARSTLRALVELKVIPVINENDTVVTDEIRFGDNDTLAALVANLVEADLLVILTDRDGMFDADPRNNPDANLIYEARADDPALDAVAGGTGGALGRGGMQTKLRAARLAARSGAHTIIVGGRIDRVLDRLKAGERIGTLLSPERGMLAARKQWLAGHLQTRGTLVLDAGAVTALSKGNKSLLPVGVKLVQGSFRRGEMVVCVAPDGREIARGLANYSALEAQKIIGQSSEAIVGLLGYMAEPELVHRDNLILV
- the rpsT gene encoding 30S ribosomal protein S20; amino-acid sequence: MANTPSAKKRAKQAEKRRSHNASLRSMVRTYIKNVVKAIDAKDAEKAQAAYVLAVPVIDRMADKGIIHKNKAARHKSRLNGHVKALNLAVAA
- a CDS encoding CreA family protein produces the protein MRVAKGLLGLLLAMPLLASAEEIGQVSTVFKFVGPNDRIVVEAFDDPKVEGVTCYLSRAKTGGVKGGLGLAEDRAEASLACRQVGPINFKGELKDGDEVFKERTSLVFKTMQVVRFLDKKRNTLVYLVYSDRLIEGSPQNAVTAIPILPWPHAQ
- the murJ gene encoding murein biosynthesis integral membrane protein MurJ; this translates as MNLLKSLAAVSSITMLSRVLGFVRDTLIARTFGAGMATDAFFIAFKLPNLLRRIFAEGAFSQAFVPILAEYKSQKGEEATRTFIAYVSGLLTLVLALVTALGMIAAPWVIWATAPGFTDTPEKFELTSSLLRVTFPYILLISLSSLAGAILNTYNRFSVPAFVPTLLNVSMIIFSLFLTPYFNPPVMALGWAVLVGGLAQLLYQLPHLKKIGMLVLPRLSLRDTGVWRVMKQMLPAILGVSVSQISLIINTIFASYLVAGSVSWMYYADRLMELPSGVLGVALGTILLPTLAKTYASQDRQEYSRILDWGLRLCFVLVLPCSLALGILAEPLTVSLFQYGAFSALDASMTQRALIAYSVGLLGIIVIKVLAPGFYAQQNIRTPVKIAIFTLIVTQLFNLVLIGPLAHAGLALAISIGACINAGLLFYQLRKQQMYQPQPGWGKFGFKLVVAVLVMSAVLLAGMHFMPAWDQGHMLERFLRLGALVVAGVVAYFGMLLLMGFRLRDFNRKALS